The following are from one region of the Stanieria sp. NIES-3757 genome:
- the purN gene encoding phosphoribosylglycinamide formyltransferase, with product MIIQAISDRDRVLISPNLSSSQLQLDQPLSLGIMASGSGTNFEAVASAIVEGELNAEIKVLIYNNPDAKVRSRAEKYNIPTVLINHREYKKREDLDEVIVTTFQEYGVKWVIMAGWMRVVTQVLINAFPNRLINIHPSLLPSFKGIRAIEQALAAKVKITGCTVHLVSLEVDSGLILMQAAVPILPDDTPETLHARVQIQEHNILPKAIALAALKEMGKISPIK from the coding sequence GCGTATTAATTTCTCCTAACTTATCATCCTCCCAACTTCAGTTAGATCAACCATTATCATTAGGTATTATGGCTTCTGGTAGTGGAACAAATTTTGAAGCTGTTGCAAGCGCGATCGTAGAAGGTGAATTAAATGCAGAGATTAAAGTTTTAATTTACAATAATCCCGATGCCAAAGTGCGATCGCGGGCAGAAAAATACAATATTCCTACTGTTTTAATTAATCATCGAGAATATAAGAAGCGCGAAGACTTAGACGAAGTAATTGTCACAACTTTCCAAGAATATGGGGTGAAATGGGTAATTATGGCTGGTTGGATGCGAGTCGTTACCCAAGTTTTAATTAATGCTTTTCCTAACAGGTTAATTAATATTCATCCCAGTCTGTTACCTAGTTTTAAAGGTATTCGGGCAATTGAACAGGCGTTAGCAGCTAAAGTCAAAATTACGGGTTGTACTGTACATTTAGTTAGTTTGGAAGTTGATAGTGGTTTGATTTTAATGCAAGCAGCAGTCCCCATCTTACCTGATGATACGCCAGAAACGTTACACGCTAGAGTCCAAATCCAGGAACACAACATTTTACCCAAAGCGATCGCACTTGCAGCACTCAAAGAAATGGGAAAAATAAGTCCAATCAAGTAA